The following are encoded together in the Phycisphaerae bacterium genome:
- a CDS encoding protein kinase: MSLFPDMSNSPSDSFKESDADLIPSEPGGKTVEWPREFGPFHLVEQIGAGGCGIVYRAVPTLPDSNEVVALKVLRRQHASSDIHLKRFHREARLARKLDHPRIVKTIGDGVHDNWHYLVQEYVDGGDLLHYMSDRPLHPTQAAEFIQQIAEACQHAHSRGIIHRDIKPQNILVNDGVPSITDFGLAKDLDAETKLTRTNSQPGTRPYMAPEQADPCLAPISSLCDVYSLGATLYQLLTCRTPFPIGSGLSDEAIVNQIAWAEPILPTKLNSSIPRDLETICLKCMEKWPHDRYPTASRLADDLARFLQGKPILARRSSRPRRFVRRCQRRPGLTAAIIVLTVLAAAGAFAAFDYAHEAEVQKQFAISEGTAKEEALIEANAAKAQARVAETQAGEESRKKRLQAYASDIQQIEASWKTGDISRAKELLARHARPDSGEDLRGIEWYYWAYRLRDDERPSFKAARRCRSMAFDPDGRYIALSTLVKLQLWTIGDQSLVLDTKIGRGTHTIVLNNGHYSDGSVAFSPDGRFVAATSYFNDNSSRVGSIDVWELDTLVKAFTIEDSAEVGGQAITFTPDSRYVIAGGYDHRWIAYDLAATNAEPRRGRPSAEFIAARPQFDDQPQLLGFALPVWSIRFCPALSTACSAGPSYYWDWPSEQVEGAALRPIRDLDDAVALHAQADDPMLIKFTKDTLELIYFEKAKRPAPADYEKLRRRSLSPELPITAVGFSQNKIAVACNDNIIRLWSFNPPDAVSYEKELRGNTRLITSLAFDARGSRLAAAQDDGTILIHSMSRRAAKSKQAIPSAPQVASCSSDDRTLRAVYSPTDRTIVVSRSDDAVPALHIPAPFEPIDMAFFPSRPIIAVSFGNSPEAHSGSSKTSKWPKVVIWDIEQKARVASFKSTAALRLSQLSFDKTGDLLAIPLYGRGLVVYDARIASAISLPTIESCHAVKLSPSGRYLGIGGKERSGIYDLQSDAWLFAIDGSCQRCAFSSDESMAFMLDHEGESRNTVIDLNKREVIPAALGGHVNDDIDISSDGKRAFVRGRMGIDVFFVEIWARATTMEVTPQLDDGMTLSGWFDKQLDSWKEFGARYEQVDTGKE, translated from the coding sequence GAGTTCGGCCCGTTCCACCTGGTCGAGCAGATCGGCGCCGGCGGTTGCGGAATCGTCTATCGTGCCGTCCCAACCTTGCCGGATTCCAACGAGGTCGTGGCGCTCAAAGTCCTCAGGCGTCAGCACGCAAGTTCGGACATCCACCTCAAGCGGTTTCACCGCGAAGCGCGGCTCGCGCGCAAGCTGGATCATCCACGCATCGTGAAAACGATCGGTGACGGCGTCCATGACAATTGGCACTATTTGGTGCAGGAGTATGTCGATGGCGGCGACTTACTGCATTACATGAGCGATAGGCCGTTACACCCGACCCAGGCGGCCGAATTCATTCAGCAGATTGCGGAAGCCTGTCAGCACGCGCATTCCCGTGGCATTATTCATCGCGACATCAAACCGCAAAACATTCTCGTCAACGACGGAGTGCCGAGTATTACCGACTTCGGGCTTGCCAAAGACCTGGACGCCGAAACAAAGCTGACTCGCACGAATTCTCAACCCGGCACCCGGCCTTACATGGCTCCAGAGCAGGCCGATCCGTGCCTTGCTCCAATCAGCAGTCTATGCGACGTTTATTCGCTCGGCGCGACCCTCTACCAACTCCTGACGTGCCGAACGCCTTTCCCAATCGGATCGGGCCTCAGCGACGAGGCCATCGTGAACCAGATCGCCTGGGCCGAACCAATCCTGCCGACCAAGCTGAACTCCAGCATACCCCGCGATCTCGAGACCATTTGCCTGAAGTGCATGGAGAAATGGCCCCACGATCGTTATCCGACCGCTTCGCGTCTTGCCGACGATCTTGCCAGGTTTCTGCAAGGCAAGCCGATTCTAGCAAGACGTTCAAGCAGGCCGCGGCGATTTGTTCGACGCTGCCAGCGAAGGCCCGGACTAACCGCCGCGATCATTGTCCTAACCGTGCTCGCCGCAGCCGGCGCGTTCGCCGCTTTCGATTACGCCCACGAGGCGGAGGTGCAGAAGCAGTTCGCAATATCCGAGGGAACGGCAAAGGAAGAAGCCCTAATCGAAGCAAACGCCGCAAAGGCTCAAGCGCGGGTGGCGGAAACGCAAGCCGGGGAGGAATCGCGCAAGAAGCGGCTTCAGGCATATGCCTCCGACATCCAACAAATCGAGGCATCGTGGAAAACAGGTGACATCTCGCGCGCGAAGGAACTGCTCGCCAGGCACGCCCGCCCTGATTCCGGCGAAGATCTGAGGGGCATCGAATGGTATTACTGGGCATATCGACTTCGAGACGATGAACGCCCGTCATTCAAGGCCGCCCGTCGATGTCGCAGCATGGCATTTGATCCAGACGGACGATACATAGCACTTTCCACGCTGGTGAAATTGCAGCTTTGGACTATCGGCGACCAATCACTCGTACTCGATACAAAAATTGGACGTGGTACGCACACGATCGTGCTCAATAACGGACATTACTCAGACGGGAGTGTTGCTTTCAGCCCCGATGGTCGTTTTGTCGCGGCCACAAGCTACTTCAACGACAATTCATCGCGAGTGGGCTCGATAGATGTCTGGGAGTTGGACACGCTCGTTAAGGCTTTTACGATAGAAGATAGCGCCGAGGTCGGTGGGCAAGCAATCACATTTACGCCGGACTCGCGGTATGTGATCGCGGGCGGATACGACCACCGTTGGATTGCTTATGATCTAGCAGCAACAAACGCCGAACCTCGGCGAGGTCGTCCTTCCGCTGAATTCATCGCAGCACGACCGCAATTCGATGATCAGCCGCAGCTTCTCGGATTTGCCCTCCCAGTTTGGAGCATTCGCTTCTGCCCAGCACTATCGACGGCGTGTTCTGCCGGACCTTCCTATTATTGGGACTGGCCGTCCGAGCAGGTGGAGGGAGCGGCGCTTAGACCAATTCGTGATCTCGATGATGCCGTCGCGCTGCACGCACAGGCCGACGACCCGATGCTAATCAAGTTCACGAAGGACACTCTCGAATTGATCTACTTCGAGAAGGCCAAGAGACCTGCACCGGCCGATTACGAAAAGCTGCGCCGCAGATCGCTCTCGCCTGAGCTTCCCATCACGGCGGTCGGATTCTCGCAAAACAAGATTGCTGTAGCATGCAATGACAACATTATCCGGCTCTGGTCCTTCAATCCACCAGACGCGGTATCGTATGAGAAAGAACTTCGAGGAAACACCAGGTTGATAACCAGCCTTGCGTTTGACGCGCGCGGATCACGTCTGGCCGCAGCACAAGACGATGGTACGATACTGATCCATTCGATGTCGCGCAGAGCCGCAAAATCGAAGCAGGCCATACCCTCTGCGCCACAGGTTGCGTCATGTTCGTCCGATGACCGAACCCTCCGCGCCGTATACAGCCCCACCGATCGAACGATCGTTGTTTCTCGTTCGGACGATGCTGTACCTGCGTTGCACATCCCGGCTCCATTCGAACCAATTGACATGGCCTTCTTTCCATCACGGCCCATAATCGCCGTTTCATTCGGCAATTCCCCTGAGGCACACAGCGGATCGAGTAAGACATCGAAATGGCCGAAGGTCGTCATCTGGGACATCGAACAAAAGGCCAGGGTTGCATCGTTCAAGTCGACAGCAGCACTAAGGCTATCGCAATTGAGCTTCGATAAGACCGGCGACTTGCTTGCGATTCCGCTTTATGGCAGGGGGCTTGTCGTATATGACGCGCGAATCGCTTCTGCGATTTCGCTTCCCACGATCGAAAGTTGCCATGCCGTTAAACTGAGTCCTTCGGGCCGATATTTGGGTATTGGTGGCAAAGAACGGTCTGGTATCTACGACTTGCAGAGCGACGCTTGGTTATTCGCTATCGATGGTTCGTGTCAGCGATGCGCTTTTAGTTCTGACGAATCGATGGCGTTCATGCTGGATCATGAAGGCGAGTCGCGCAATACGGTAATTGACCTCAACAAGCGCGAAGTCATCCCGGCAGCGCTGGGTGGACATGTTAACGACGACATCGATATTTCAAGCGATGGCAAGCGCGCCTTCGTTCGCGGCCGGATGGGAATCGACGTGTTCTTCGTTGAAATTTGGGCAAGGGCGACCACTATGGAAGTCACGCCGCAGTTGGACGATGGAATGACGCTTTCCGGGTGGTTTGACAAGCAACTTGATTCGTGGAAAGAATTCGGCGCTCGCTATGAGCAAGTCGATACAGGTAAGGAATAG
- a CDS encoding tyrosine-type recombinase/integrase, which produces MSDKDIIPHPNRSLTPSLDAGKPPAIIAQASANAQFAYTEFFGDEIGNDYTRKAYRHAVHRFLLWCEDNGFELTRIPPGSVGQYIRTLQTTEGKPASKPTCKLHLAAIRKFFDTLVQRHAIVLNPAASVRGPRVSNVTGKTPATDPASAGVLLRSIDVGNIVGLRDRAILAIMMYTACRVGAVAKLRRRDFYTDGRQWYLRFDEKGGHQRDIPCRHDLQGFVQEYIDALGDSLDADGPLFRSALGRTRQLTAWACQSKDIHRMVKRRLKTAGLPTILTCHSFRATTATDLLEQGVPIEDVQQLLGHADLRTTRLYDRRDRKVTRNIVERISIKAEGSSDSTQS; this is translated from the coding sequence TTGAGTGACAAGGACATCATTCCACATCCCAACCGGTCGTTGACCCCATCCCTCGACGCGGGCAAGCCGCCGGCGATCATCGCTCAGGCCAGCGCGAACGCGCAGTTCGCCTACACCGAGTTCTTCGGCGACGAGATCGGCAACGATTATACACGCAAGGCGTATCGCCACGCCGTGCATCGGTTCCTGTTGTGGTGCGAGGACAATGGCTTTGAACTGACCCGCATCCCGCCGGGCAGCGTCGGCCAGTACATTCGAACACTTCAAACCACCGAAGGCAAGCCGGCGTCGAAGCCGACCTGCAAATTGCATCTGGCGGCGATTCGCAAGTTTTTTGACACGCTCGTACAGCGGCACGCGATTGTGTTGAACCCGGCTGCGTCGGTGCGCGGGCCGAGGGTGAGCAACGTCACCGGCAAGACGCCGGCGACCGATCCGGCCAGCGCCGGAGTGTTGCTGCGGTCCATCGACGTAGGCAACATTGTTGGCCTGCGCGACCGGGCGATCCTCGCCATCATGATGTACACCGCCTGCAGGGTTGGCGCCGTCGCCAAGCTCCGCCGCCGTGACTTCTATACCGACGGCAGGCAGTGGTACCTGCGCTTCGACGAGAAAGGCGGACACCAGCGCGACATCCCGTGCCGCCACGACTTGCAAGGCTTCGTCCAGGAATATATCGACGCACTCGGCGACTCGCTGGATGCCGACGGGCCATTGTTCCGCTCTGCGCTTGGCCGCACGCGGCAACTCACGGCGTGGGCGTGCCAGAGCAAGGACATCCACCGCATGGTCAAACGACGCCTCAAGACTGCCGGACTGCCGACGATTTTGACGTGCCATTCGTTTCGGGCGACGACGGCGACTGATCTGCTTGAACAGGGCGTGCCGATCGAGGACGTGCAACAGTTGCTCGGCCATGCCGACCTGCGCACGACGCGACTCTACGACCGTCGCGACCGCAAGGTCACGCGGAATATCGTCGAGCGGATTTCGATCAAGGCGGAAGGCAGTTCCGATTCGACGCAGTCGTGA
- a CDS encoding helix-turn-helix transcriptional regulator, protein MQRGSLNTLIGCNLRHHRHLAGLSERAAAAHIGVALKTYRNYECGRAGLDCDQLLQLADLIQCSVDALYRDGATDRPLTGEPPWHPYGAAALLAEFNRIRSRAARNQVRELVGRIADALTDDAKATL, encoded by the coding sequence ATGCAACGCGGCAGTCTCAACACGCTTATCGGCTGTAATCTCCGGCATCATCGTCATCTCGCCGGACTGTCCGAGCGCGCCGCGGCCGCCCACATCGGCGTCGCATTGAAGACCTACCGCAATTACGAATGCGGCCGTGCCGGCCTTGATTGCGACCAACTGCTCCAACTGGCGGACCTGATTCAATGTTCGGTCGATGCGCTGTACCGCGACGGCGCGACGGACAGGCCGTTGACGGGCGAGCCGCCTTGGCATCCCTACGGCGCGGCAGCGCTGCTCGCCGAATTCAATCGCATCCGTTCCCGCGCCGCCCGCAATCAGGTCAGAGAACTGGTCGGCCGAATCGCCGATGCGCTCACCGACGATGCGAAGGCGACGCTATGA
- a CDS encoding relaxase domain-containing protein, translated as MLRITLNTNAAGAKSYYSTADYYTEGHELAGIWRGEGAKRLGLEGEVRKYDWDALCDNRDPNTGDTLTPRQRTQRRVGYDFNFHVPKSASLVYGLTQDERILDAFRASVDATMQDIEAEMKTRVRSQGRNEDRTTGNMVWGEFVHTTARPVDGIPDPHLHAHCFVFNTTWDDEEARWKAGQFADLKRDAPFFEAVFHSRLARRLEELGLQTERSKKGWELSGLPSSALEKFSRRTALIEKEARERGITDAEAKGELGAKTREKKQKDMTLAELQDNWKSRLDPDEWDALRNVRDRIGGDALPEDDRVASDAAEKAVEHCFERSSVVPERRLMAEALKRSVGDATLANVESKLKGQGLIIANRDGRTLATTNAVLDEERGMIDFARKGRGTCRRLGTASHEFKRDWLNTEQRQAVLHVLQTPDRVILIRGVAGTGKTTMMQEAVEAIEANGKRVFTFAPSADASRGVLRNEGFADADTVARLLVDQDLQRDAAGNVLWIDEAGLLGTRQMAKVFDLAKHIDARVILSGDTRQHGSVERGAALRLLEDEAGLIPAEIRDIRRQSGAYKDAVKALSDGRTAEGFEQLDRLGWIREVNETERYKLLASDYVNAVETGKTALVVSPTHLEGEWITDEIRGRLKQLGRLGDGERRLVVLESANLTEAERADPVNLNAGDVLVFHQNAKGFKKGERVILGDGPAPISEAAKYQVYRPSILPLAPGDAVRVTRNGKTLDDRHRLNNGAIFTVKKFDERGNIVLSNGWKVARNYGHLSHGYVVTSHASQGKTVHRVFIGQSSQSFPASSREQFYVSASRGREGVTVYTDDKEALLEAVDRSDERLSATEFVAGRGMNAQPPTPSTLRQRAATLHRLESLRPREPEPPRVAEPQRELA; from the coding sequence ATGCTACGGATCACACTGAACACGAACGCTGCCGGCGCGAAGAGTTACTACTCGACGGCCGACTATTACACTGAAGGCCATGAGCTGGCCGGCATCTGGCGAGGCGAGGGGGCGAAGCGTCTCGGGCTTGAAGGCGAAGTACGCAAGTACGACTGGGACGCGCTGTGCGACAACCGCGACCCGAATACCGGAGACACGCTGACGCCGCGACAACGGACACAGCGCCGCGTCGGCTACGACTTCAACTTCCATGTGCCCAAGAGCGCGTCGCTGGTTTACGGCCTGACGCAGGATGAGCGCATCCTTGACGCATTCCGCGCGTCGGTCGATGCGACGATGCAGGACATCGAAGCGGAAATGAAAACCCGCGTGCGGTCGCAAGGCCGAAACGAGGACCGCACGACCGGCAACATGGTGTGGGGCGAATTCGTGCACACGACGGCCCGCCCGGTGGATGGTATCCCTGATCCGCACCTGCATGCACACTGCTTCGTATTCAACACGACTTGGGACGATGAAGAGGCTCGATGGAAAGCCGGTCAGTTTGCCGATCTGAAGCGCGACGCTCCGTTCTTCGAGGCGGTGTTTCATTCGCGGCTGGCAAGGAGGCTGGAGGAACTCGGGCTTCAAACTGAACGTAGCAAGAAGGGCTGGGAGCTATCCGGGCTGCCGTCGTCGGCGCTCGAAAAGTTCTCGCGGCGGACGGCATTGATTGAGAAAGAGGCTCGCGAACGCGGCATCACGGATGCGGAAGCCAAGGGTGAGCTGGGCGCGAAGACACGCGAGAAGAAGCAGAAGGACATGACCCTGGCCGAATTGCAGGACAACTGGAAATCTCGCCTCGACCCGGACGAATGGGACGCCCTGCGGAATGTCCGCGATCGCATCGGCGGCGACGCACTCCCCGAAGACGACCGCGTGGCGAGCGACGCGGCAGAGAAGGCGGTCGAGCACTGCTTCGAGCGCAGTTCGGTCGTTCCCGAGCGCAGGCTCATGGCCGAAGCGCTCAAGCGTTCCGTCGGCGACGCGACACTCGCGAACGTTGAGAGCAAGCTCAAAGGGCAGGGGCTGATTATCGCCAATCGCGACGGGCGGACGCTGGCGACGACGAATGCCGTGCTCGACGAAGAGCGCGGCATGATTGACTTCGCGCGCAAGGGCAGGGGAACTTGCCGCCGACTCGGAACGGCATCGCACGAATTCAAACGCGATTGGCTCAATACCGAACAGCGGCAAGCTGTCCTGCATGTGTTGCAAACGCCGGACCGAGTGATTCTCATTCGCGGCGTGGCTGGCACCGGCAAGACGACGATGATGCAGGAGGCGGTCGAAGCGATTGAGGCAAACGGCAAGCGTGTGTTCACCTTCGCGCCGTCGGCCGATGCCAGCCGCGGCGTGCTGCGAAACGAGGGCTTCGCCGATGCCGACACGGTGGCGCGGCTGCTGGTCGATCAGGATTTGCAGCGCGATGCTGCGGGCAATGTCCTCTGGATTGACGAGGCGGGATTACTGGGTACTCGGCAGATGGCAAAGGTCTTCGACCTGGCCAAACACATCGACGCGCGCGTCATTCTCTCCGGGGACACGCGACAGCACGGCAGCGTCGAGCGCGGCGCGGCGCTGCGGTTGCTCGAAGACGAAGCGGGCCTGATTCCCGCCGAAATCCGCGACATCCGGCGGCAGAGTGGCGCATACAAGGACGCGGTGAAGGCGCTCTCCGATGGCCGCACCGCCGAAGGCTTCGAGCAACTGGACCGGCTCGGCTGGATTCGGGAAGTGAATGAGACCGAGCGGTACAAGCTATTGGCCAGCGATTACGTCAATGCCGTCGAAACCGGCAAGACGGCACTGGTGGTATCGCCGACACATCTCGAAGGCGAGTGGATCACCGACGAAATCCGTGGCCGGCTCAAGCAACTGGGCAGACTCGGCGACGGCGAGCGCCGCCTTGTCGTCCTCGAAAGCGCGAACCTCACGGAAGCCGAGCGGGCCGACCCGGTGAACCTCAACGCCGGCGACGTGCTGGTATTCCATCAGAACGCGAAGGGCTTCAAAAAAGGTGAGCGCGTCATCCTCGGCGACGGCCCCGCGCCAATCAGTGAAGCTGCCAAGTATCAGGTCTACCGTCCGAGCATCCTGCCGCTCGCTCCCGGCGACGCGGTGCGCGTCACGCGCAACGGCAAAACGCTGGACGACCGGCATCGGCTCAACAACGGCGCGATTTTCACGGTGAAAAAGTTCGACGAGCGCGGCAACATCGTCCTTTCCAACGGCTGGAAAGTCGCCCGCAACTACGGGCACCTGTCGCACGGTTACGTCGTGACCAGCCACGCCAGCCAGGGCAAGACCGTACACCGTGTCTTCATTGGCCAGTCGTCGCAGTCGTTTCCGGCATCGAGCCGCGAACAGTTCTACGTCTCGGCCAGCCGGGGCAGGGAAGGGGTGACTGTCTACACCGACGACAAAGAAGCGTTGCTCGAAGCGGTTGACCGGTCCGACGAGCGACTGTCGGCGACGGAGTTCGTAGCCGGTCGGGGCATGAATGCGCAACCTCCGACTCCATCCACGCTGCGCCAGCGCGCGGCAACGCTGCACCGCCTGGAATCCCTCCGTCCGCGCGAGCCGGAACCGCCGCGCGTCGCAGAGCCGCAACGGGAGTTGGCCTGA
- a CDS encoding ParA family protein translates to MIIVVANSKGGVGKSTLAVHLAAWLSEQGHRVTLADCDTQQSSSEWIRESRPDIKAVRLDNPDTILNELPNLAQEADYVVADGPGSQTETSRALLLRADLAIVPCKASMLEVRALAKATDVLRQAQDIRAGIPKAVIVLSMVGKTYRLTKDMKDAAAALSLPLASKALTLRQIYADAPGQGAVVWTMGARAREAADEVDKLFREILPQAVRDKGINVRAKRVAAIS, encoded by the coding sequence ATGATTATCGTCGTTGCAAATTCGAAGGGCGGGGTCGGCAAGTCCACCCTGGCCGTCCACCTCGCCGCATGGCTCAGCGAGCAGGGGCACCGCGTCACGCTCGCGGACTGCGACACGCAGCAGTCATCGTCCGAATGGATACGCGAGTCGCGCCCTGACATCAAGGCGGTGCGCCTCGACAATCCCGACACCATCCTCAACGAATTGCCGAACCTGGCGCAGGAGGCGGACTACGTCGTCGCCGACGGGCCGGGCAGTCAGACTGAAACGAGCAGGGCGCTTCTTCTTCGCGCCGATTTGGCGATCGTGCCGTGCAAGGCGTCGATGCTTGAAGTGAGGGCGCTCGCGAAGGCGACCGACGTGCTTCGCCAGGCGCAGGACATTCGCGCCGGCATCCCCAAGGCGGTCATCGTGCTCAGCATGGTCGGCAAGACCTACCGGCTCACCAAGGACATGAAGGACGCTGCGGCGGCTCTGTCGCTTCCGCTCGCGTCGAAGGCGCTCACGCTTCGGCAGATTTACGCCGACGCGCCGGGGCAGGGGGCCGTCGTGTGGACGATGGGCGCTCGCGCCCGCGAAGCAGCCGACGAGGTGGACAAGCTCTTCCGCGAGATTCTGCCGCAGGCGGTTCGCGACAAGGGAATCAACGTGCGCGCAAAGCGCGTCGCAGCAATATCGTAA
- a CDS encoding replication protein — protein MMPPERADFLHTVMCQVGLPRRRTDAKMFERHSGHVSILLETGKLYDGKDFVEQPLPYGTIPRLVMVHVSSEAIRTQQRSVEIGDSMRQFLNMLGMQTSGGKRGGYTALRRQMEALAACRLTIGMHAEGRVVTVDAKPIKRFEAWLQHDGSQRTLWPGVLELSEDFFNTLAEHAVPLDFRALAALRHSSLGLDVYTWLAHRLCRVNNANGVMLSWENLRDQFGQEYHTSKDFKKEFRQVLRQVCVVYPDARIEEVIGGLRLYPSPPPLPPTTVSMMLPSGNTPCG, from the coding sequence ATGATGCCGCCCGAGCGGGCCGACTTCCTGCACACGGTCATGTGCCAGGTCGGACTGCCGCGACGGCGGACCGACGCCAAGATGTTCGAGCGGCACAGCGGCCACGTCAGCATTCTGCTGGAGACCGGCAAGCTCTATGACGGGAAGGATTTTGTCGAGCAGCCGTTGCCGTATGGCACGATTCCCCGGCTGGTCATGGTGCATGTCAGTTCCGAGGCGATCCGTACCCAGCAGCGCAGCGTTGAGATCGGCGACAGCATGCGCCAGTTTCTGAACATGCTCGGCATGCAGACCAGCGGCGGAAAGCGGGGAGGGTACACGGCGCTCCGCAGGCAGATGGAAGCGCTCGCGGCTTGCCGTCTCACCATCGGCATGCACGCCGAGGGCCGCGTCGTTACGGTGGATGCCAAGCCGATCAAGCGATTCGAGGCATGGCTGCAACACGACGGTTCGCAGCGGACGCTGTGGCCGGGCGTGCTGGAGTTGTCCGAGGATTTTTTCAACACGCTGGCCGAACACGCGGTGCCGCTCGACTTCCGCGCGCTCGCAGCGCTGCGGCATTCGTCGCTCGGACTCGACGTGTACACATGGCTCGCCCACCGGCTCTGCCGCGTGAATAACGCCAACGGCGTCATGCTCAGCTGGGAGAATCTCCGCGACCAGTTCGGCCAGGAATACCACACGTCGAAGGATTTTAAGAAGGAGTTCCGGCAGGTACTGCGACAAGTGTGCGTCGTCTATCCCGACGCAAGAATCGAGGAAGTGATCGGCGGCCTACGACTCTACCCGTCGCCGCCGCCATTACCTCCGACAACCGTCAGCATGATGTTGCCTTCCGGCAACACCCCCTGTGGATAA
- a CDS encoding helix-turn-helix transcriptional regulator: protein MKNVLGDELRKERLRAQLTQEELASRAGVSRNYVSLLELNEKSPTVQMLFRLCKVLKVRPSSLIQRVELGDGR from the coding sequence CTGAAAAATGTGCTTGGCGACGAATTACGAAAGGAACGCCTCAGGGCCCAACTGACGCAGGAAGAACTGGCGTCCAGGGCCGGCGTGTCTCGAAATTACGTCAGCCTTCTTGAGTTGAACGAGAAATCCCCAACGGTTCAAATGCTGTTCAGGCTGTGCAAAGTCCTGAAGGTCCGGCCGTCGTCGCTGATTCAACGTGTTGAGCTAGGCGACGGGAGGTAG
- a CDS encoding HNH endonuclease yields the protein MPERRRTRPPRQVEKRVYQEAGSRCAYCPEATVASLQIHHIDGDPLNHVFENLLLVCANCHTKITAGTISATTVRDRKRLLMQAGAPPVSMPAVSVSINASQFQGDIAQTITKIATGGRPRIKHPDGSLGADLSKKGYIDYLIARYFEYRQADTSYGRHVAFSHGVLHKSIQRKFGHKTFFMPVEFFPQLVNYLHQQIDKTIQGKRNTKRGIPNYHTFNVHLIEHDHSAARR from the coding sequence ATGCCAGAACGGCGACGAACAAGACCACCAAGGCAGGTTGAAAAACGCGTCTATCAGGAAGCAGGGTCGCGATGCGCGTACTGCCCCGAGGCCACTGTCGCCTCTCTCCAGATTCATCACATCGACGGCGACCCGCTGAACCACGTCTTTGAAAACCTGCTTCTGGTCTGCGCCAACTGCCATACGAAGATCACGGCAGGCACCATTAGCGCAACGACTGTCCGGGACCGGAAACGCTTGCTCATGCAAGCCGGTGCACCGCCTGTATCCATGCCCGCCGTTTCCGTATCAATCAACGCGTCTCAGTTTCAAGGCGACATCGCTCAGACGATCACCAAGATCGCTACGGGAGGACGCCCCCGTATCAAGCACCCCGACGGATCCTTGGGGGCCGACCTAAGCAAGAAGGGGTACATCGACTACCTTATAGCGCGATACTTCGAGTACCGCCAGGCGGACACGTCCTACGGACGGCACGTCGCGTTTTCGCACGGCGTGTTGCACAAGAGCATTCAGCGTAAATTCGGGCACAAGACGTTTTTCATGCCCGTCGAGTTTTTTCCGCAGCTGGTGAATTATCTGCATCAACAGATTGACAAGACGATCCAAGGCAAGCGCAACACGAAACGTGGCATCCCGAACTATCACACCTTCAACGTGCATCTGATCGAACACGATCACTCGGCCGCACGTCGATGA